The Methylomonas koyamae genome has a segment encoding these proteins:
- a CDS encoding HsdM family class I SAM-dependent methyltransferase — MNAESIVSKVWSFCTTLRDDGVGYGDYLEQLTYLIFLKMADEYSRPPHNRNVGIPADYNWQSLKAKKGAALEGHYVLLLRELGNKPGMLGQIFTKAQNKIQDPAKLSRLIELVNDTDWVLLGADTKGTIYEGLLEKNAEDTKSGAGQYFTPRALIKTMVECVRPEPSKSIADPACGTGGFFLAAYDFLKTNYPLDKKQLAFLKHETFYGNEIVANTRRLCLMNMFLHNIGEIDGNSAVSANDALVSPPAETVDYVLANPPFGKKSSMTFTNEEGEQEKDDLTYNRQDFWATTSNKQLNFVQHIRSMLKISGRAAVVVPDNVLFEGGAGEKVRQKLMQNTDLHTILRLPTGIFYANGVKANVLFFDNREASPNPWTKEVWYYDYRTNIHHTLKKKPLRIEDLQDFIDCYNPVNRHQRTETWHEQTNPEGRWRKFSYEQILARDKTSLDIFWLKDKSLADLDNLPEPDDIAAEIIDNVEAGLACFREIAGMLG; from the coding sequence ATGAACGCCGAATCCATCGTTTCCAAAGTCTGGAGTTTTTGCACCACCCTGCGCGATGATGGCGTGGGCTATGGCGATTATCTGGAACAGCTGACCTATCTGATTTTTTTGAAAATGGCCGACGAGTACAGCCGGCCGCCGCATAACCGCAATGTCGGCATTCCGGCCGACTACAACTGGCAAAGCCTGAAAGCCAAAAAAGGCGCGGCGCTGGAAGGGCATTATGTGCTGTTGCTGCGCGAACTGGGCAACAAGCCGGGGATGCTGGGGCAAATTTTCACCAAGGCGCAAAACAAGATTCAAGACCCCGCCAAGTTGTCGCGGCTAATCGAGCTGGTCAACGATACCGATTGGGTGTTGTTGGGTGCGGACACCAAGGGCACTATTTACGAGGGTCTGCTGGAAAAAAACGCGGAGGATACCAAGTCCGGCGCGGGCCAATACTTTACGCCGAGGGCTTTGATCAAAACGATGGTGGAATGTGTGCGGCCTGAGCCGAGCAAGAGCATTGCCGACCCAGCCTGCGGCACCGGCGGATTCTTTTTGGCGGCCTATGATTTTTTGAAAACCAATTATCCGTTGGATAAAAAGCAGTTGGCGTTTTTGAAGCACGAAACTTTTTACGGTAACGAGATCGTCGCCAACACGCGCCGCCTGTGCTTGATGAACATGTTTTTGCATAACATTGGCGAGATCGACGGCAACAGTGCCGTGTCCGCCAACGATGCCTTGGTATCGCCGCCGGCGGAAACGGTGGATTATGTGCTGGCCAATCCGCCGTTTGGTAAGAAAAGCAGCATGACTTTTACCAACGAGGAAGGCGAGCAGGAAAAAGACGATTTAACCTACAACCGCCAGGATTTTTGGGCGACCACCTCCAACAAGCAGTTGAATTTTGTGCAGCACATTCGCAGCATGCTGAAAATCAGCGGCCGTGCCGCCGTGGTGGTGCCGGATAATGTGTTGTTTGAAGGCGGTGCTGGGGAAAAAGTCCGCCAAAAGCTGATGCAGAATACCGATTTGCACACCATCCTGCGGCTACCGACCGGTATTTTCTATGCCAATGGCGTTAAAGCGAATGTGCTGTTTTTTGATAACCGCGAGGCCAGTCCGAACCCGTGGACCAAGGAAGTCTGGTATTACGATTACCGCACCAATATCCATCACACGCTGAAAAAGAAACCACTGCGCATCGAAGATTTGCAGGATTTTATCGACTGCTATAACCCGGTAAATCGTCATCAACGCACCGAAACCTGGCACGAGCAAACCAACCCGGAAGGCCGCTGGCGCAAGTTCAGTTACGAGCAAATCCTGGCGCGGGATAAAACCAGTCTGGATATTTTTTGGCTGAAGGATAAGTCACTGGCCGATTTGGATAATCTGCCGGAACCGGATGATATTGCTGCCGAGATTATCGACAACGTGGAGGCAGGGTTGGCGTGTTTTCGGGAGATTGCCGGGATGTTGGGCTAA
- a CDS encoding DUF2442 domain-containing protein, with product MNIIISVTQAEYLGDYRLRLHFNDGANGEVDLQDLVFKYPAAEPLRDKSRFQQFSLDEWSTVVWDCGFDVSPETLYERATGKNITWLEIINDINTSLAQLASGERLPLSDTLQSVRQSYE from the coding sequence GTGAACATCATTATTAGCGTAACTCAAGCAGAGTATCTGGGTGACTACCGATTACGCCTGCACTTCAACGACGGCGCGAACGGTGAGGTGGATTTGCAGGATTTAGTTTTCAAATACCCGGCAGCAGAACCCTTACGCGATAAAAGCCGCTTTCAACAATTCAGCCTGGATGAGTGGTCTACCGTGGTTTGGGATTGCGGCTTCGATGTGTCGCCGGAAACCTTGTACGAGCGGGCGACGGGGAAGAACATTACATGGTTAGAAATCATAAACGATATCAACACTTCGCTAGCGCAACTTGCGTCTGGCGAACGTTTGCCCTTATCCGACACACTGCAATCTGTGCGTCAATCTTATGAATAA
- a CDS encoding DUF4160 domain-containing protein, which produces MPEICRFLGIVILMYFADQNPPHFHVKYNDYKAVMDIQTLNILAGYLPGKVRGLVEEWAELLMMWQSKDFHKLEPLV; this is translated from the coding sequence ATGCCTGAAATCTGCCGCTTTCTCGGTATCGTGATTTTGATGTATTTCGCCGATCAAAATCCGCCGCATTTTCATGTCAAATACAACGACTATAAAGCAGTGATGGATATCCAAACGCTCAATATTCTGGCGGGTTATTTACCCGGCAAGGTTCGCGGCTTGGTGGAAGAATGGGCTGAATTGCTGATGATGTGGCAGAGCAAGGATTTTCATAAACTCGAACCCCTGGTGTGA
- a CDS encoding IS5 family transposase, whose translation MRGHDAIQNSWFSYVSLEDRIPKQHPLRRLRLLVDGVLASMDAVFAECYSHTGRPSIAPEKLLRALLLQVLYTVRSERQLMEQLDYNLLFRWFVGLGIDDAVWERSVFSANRERLLSEALSREFFERVLAIAEWQNLVSDEHFSVDGSLIEAWASHKSFVKKDGSGPDKPAGRNPEVDFSGEKRSNATHQSTTDPEARLYKKGEYTEAKLRYITHALSENRNGLIVDVETTQATGTAEIEAAQTMIKRRVPKGGSVGADKGYDQPAFVNKLKTQDIKAHVARKKTGSAVDGRTARGKAYAQSLKRRKIVEEAFGWIKTVGGLRKTRHIGLAKVAGQALFCFAAYNLTRLLNLLVFTPKPAWSAPT comes from the coding sequence ATGCGCGGACACGATGCCATTCAAAATAGCTGGTTCAGCTACGTTAGCCTGGAAGACCGTATTCCCAAACAGCATCCGTTGCGTCGTTTACGGCTACTCGTCGATGGCGTATTGGCCTCTATGGATGCGGTCTTTGCCGAATGCTACTCCCATACTGGCCGCCCGTCGATTGCGCCCGAAAAACTGCTGCGCGCCTTGCTATTGCAAGTGCTGTACACCGTTCGTAGCGAACGCCAGTTGATGGAACAGCTGGACTACAACCTGCTGTTTCGCTGGTTTGTCGGTTTGGGTATCGACGATGCTGTCTGGGAACGCAGCGTGTTCAGCGCCAACCGCGAGCGCCTGCTGTCCGAAGCACTGAGTCGCGAGTTTTTTGAGCGGGTCTTGGCCATTGCCGAATGGCAAAACCTGGTGTCCGACGAACACTTCAGTGTCGACGGCAGCCTGATCGAAGCCTGGGCCTCGCACAAAAGCTTCGTGAAGAAAGACGGCAGCGGTCCTGATAAACCCGCCGGCCGCAATCCCGAGGTCGACTTCAGCGGCGAAAAGCGCAGCAATGCCACGCATCAGAGCACGACAGACCCCGAAGCGCGGCTTTACAAGAAAGGCGAATACACCGAGGCCAAACTGCGTTACATCACCCATGCCCTATCCGAGAATCGTAACGGCCTGATTGTCGATGTCGAAACCACCCAAGCCACCGGCACCGCTGAAATCGAAGCCGCGCAAACAATGATCAAACGCCGTGTTCCCAAAGGCGGCAGCGTCGGTGCCGACAAAGGCTATGACCAACCGGCGTTCGTCAACAAACTCAAGACGCAAGACATCAAAGCCCATGTTGCTCGCAAAAAGACCGGCAGTGCCGTCGATGGCCGCACCGCGCGCGGCAAAGCGTACGCTCAAAGCCTCAAGCGCCGCAAAATCGTCGAAGAAGCCTTCGGCTGGATCAAGACCGTCGGGGGCCTGCGTAAAACCCGCCACATCGGCTTAGCCAAAGTCGCAGGTCAGGCCTTGTTTTGCTTTGCCGCCTACAACCTGACGCGCTTGCTCAACCTATTGGTGTTCACGCCGAAACCGGCGTGGAGTGCGCCCACCTAG
- a CDS encoding restriction endonuclease subunit S: MNTLAKKIPQTWETTTLGNVYQVVGGGTPSTEVPDYWDGNIPWVTSADIESVRQIKIRKYVSEKGIKESTTNKVPPKTLLVVTRVGLGKIAISETSICFSQDLQGLIQSPKIICPEYTLYLLSYKLQYLKFDGRGTTISGITKKQLTDLDFELPPLSEQHRIVAKIEALFSELDKGIESFKTAREQLKIYRQALLKHAFSGKLTEQWRAENAGKLESAETLLQRIQTERQQRYQQQLKDWEDKSPSIPLLQKGKPDSKHPKIPPFEKGGLGGISKPKAPKTLPPLTAEELAELPELPEGWVYSRLGALIDEPTYGTAKKCDYEVDGIGVLRIPNVVSGKINASDLKFAQFDADERASYKLDVGDILLIRSNGSISIVGKCALVSEQDINYLYAGYLIKLRPNQVLIASTYLVNQLAAHSLTGW, from the coding sequence TTGAATACTCTAGCAAAAAAAATACCGCAGACCTGGGAGACAACCACGTTAGGTAACGTCTATCAAGTTGTTGGAGGTGGAACTCCATCAACTGAAGTTCCAGATTACTGGGATGGAAATATTCCTTGGGTTACAAGCGCTGACATTGAGAGTGTACGTCAAATAAAAATCAGGAAATATGTATCTGAAAAAGGTATTAAAGAAAGTACGACAAATAAGGTTCCTCCGAAAACCCTTTTAGTTGTTACTCGTGTTGGTTTAGGCAAGATAGCAATATCCGAAACATCGATATGCTTTAGCCAAGATTTGCAGGGACTTATACAAAGCCCAAAAATAATTTGTCCAGAATACACTCTCTATCTTTTGAGTTATAAACTTCAATATCTAAAGTTTGACGGTCGCGGAACAACAATTTCCGGAATAACGAAAAAACAGCTAACTGATTTAGACTTTGAGTTGCCACCACTCTCAGAACAACACCGCATCGTCGCCAAAATCGAAGCCTTGTTTTCCGAGCTGGATAAAGGCATCGAAAGTTTTAAAACCGCCCGCGAGCAGCTGAAAATCTACCGGCAAGCGCTGTTGAAACACGCCTTTTCCGGCAAGCTCACCGAGCAATGGCGGGCGGAGAATGCGGGTAAATTGGAAAGCGCCGAAACCCTGCTGCAACGCATCCAAACCGAACGCCAGCAACGCTATCAGCAACAACTCAAAGACTGGGAGGACAAATCCCCCTCAATCCCCCTTTTACAAAAGGGGAAGCCCGATTCGAAACACCCCAAAATCCCCCCCTTTGAAAAAGGGGGGCTAGGGGGGATTTCCAAACCCAAAGCCCCCAAAACCTTGCCGCCGCTTACTGCTGAAGAATTGGCCGAGTTGCCGGAATTGCCAGAGGGATGGGTGTATTCAAGACTTGGCGCGTTAATAGACGAACCTACTTACGGAACTGCCAAAAAATGTGACTACGAAGTTGATGGAATAGGCGTTCTTAGAATTCCAAACGTAGTTTCTGGAAAAATTAATGCGTCCGATCTTAAGTTTGCACAATTTGACGCAGATGAAAGAGCTTCATACAAACTCGATGTTGGAGATATTTTATTAATTCGCTCTAACGGTAGCATTTCGATAGTGGGAAAATGCGCATTAGTTTCTGAGCAAGACATTAACTATTTGTATGCCGGATATTTGATTAAGCTACGCCCAAATCAAGTTTTAATTGCTTCCACATATTTAGTTAATCAGCTTGCGGCACATTCTTTAACAGGCTGGTGA
- a CDS encoding DUF2442 domain-containing protein, whose translation MIKIIRIEPLEGKRLRLYFSDASHGDYDLQPLIAQHTELVQPLNNDDYFKRCYLELGALCWPNGLELSPANIHRKLAERQLLRYEEKVA comes from the coding sequence ATGATTAAAATCATCCGTATAGAACCTCTCGAGGGCAAACGCTTGCGCTTGTATTTTTCCGATGCCAGCCATGGTGATTATGATTTGCAACCGCTCATTGCCCAGCACACTGAACTGGTGCAACCTTTGAATAATGATGACTATTTCAAACGCTGTTATTTGGAGTTGGGCGCTTTATGCTGGCCAAATGGTTTAGAACTGAGTCCGGCCAATATTCATCGCAAGTTAGCCGAGCGGCAATTGTTGCGTTATGAAGAGAAAGTGGCTTGA
- a CDS encoding DUF4160 domain-containing protein: MPIISYFFGIYIRMYHDDHNPPHFHVEYQGHEALIAIETGEVLAGSLPNKALKLVREWAIEHQSELLIDWQYAIELKPLLRIPGADND, encoded by the coding sequence ATGCCGATCATTTCCTATTTTTTTGGTATCTACATCCGTATGTACCATGACGACCATAACCCACCGCATTTTCATGTCGAATATCAAGGTCATGAAGCCTTAATTGCCATCGAAACCGGCGAGGTATTGGCCGGTTCGTTACCCAATAAAGCACTTAAATTAGTTCGCGAATGGGCTATCGAACACCAAAGTGAATTGTTAATCGATTGGCAATATGCGATCGAACTCAAACCCTTGCTGCGAATTCCGGGAGCCGATAATGATTAA
- a CDS encoding DEAD/DEAH box helicase family protein, whose translation MPSNQNPEQIARDHIDKLLQQAGWAVQNKNQINLHAGLGQAVREYQTDTGPADYILFVDSKPVGVIEAKAESLGHKLTTVEEQTAEYAAAKLKWVNSQGPLPFLYESTGAITRFTDARDPKPRSREVFSFHRPETLKEWLEQGRSLRHRLQSLPHLNPQGLRECQEIAINNLEDSFKHNRPRALIQMATGSGKTYTAITSMYRLLKFGEAKRILFLVDTRNLGEQAEQEMMSYTPNDDNRKFTELYSVQRLQSSYVAKDSQVCISTIQRLYSILKGEELDSSLEDINPAEQLTKPKQPMPVVYNDKVPLEFFDFIFIDECHRSIYNLWQQVLDYFDSFLIGLTATPDNRTYGFFKKNVVSEYTHEKAVADGVNVGNEIYLIETHISQSGGKIPAKLQIQKREKLTRKKRWEQQDQDETYTNKELDNSVVNPDQIRTVIRAYQQNWQTMFPGRQEVPKTLIFAKTDSHADDIIQTVREEFAEGNAFCKKVTYKADEDPKSTLADFRNAYHPRIAVTVDMIATGTDVKPLECLLFMRDVRSRNYFEQMKGRGTRTLDMDGLKKVTPSALTAKTHYVIVDAVGVTKSLKTASQPLITKPTVALKDLAMGVMMGAHDSDAVSSLAARLARLNQQLSPADQAKIKNLAGGIPLSQIINNLFNAIDPDSIAQKACEQAGLPSDAEPSDQQCQQAQAELVKQAAKVFTGELVNLIDSIRRDKEQTIDHLNLDTLRFSGWATDAQTAAEHLTQEFADYLASHKDQIEALSIFYDQPQRRRNITNAMLHQILDQLKTDKPKLAPLHVWQAYSQLDNYQGQQPISELTALVGLIRRVCGMDQQLTHFADTVRRNFQTWVMQHHAGNPDKFSEEQMAWLQMIRDSIANSYHIDRDDLELAPFDGQGGLSKMYQLFGAEMDTVLEELNEALAA comes from the coding sequence ATGCCCAGCAACCAAAACCCGGAACAAATCGCCCGCGATCATATTGACAAGCTCTTGCAGCAAGCGGGCTGGGCGGTACAGAACAAAAACCAGATCAACTTGCATGCTGGCTTAGGCCAAGCAGTCAGGGAATACCAAACCGACACCGGCCCCGCCGATTACATCCTATTCGTCGACAGCAAACCGGTTGGCGTCATCGAGGCCAAAGCAGAAAGCCTAGGCCACAAGCTCACCACGGTCGAAGAGCAAACCGCCGAATACGCCGCCGCCAAACTGAAATGGGTCAATAGCCAAGGACCGCTGCCATTTCTGTACGAAAGCACCGGCGCCATTACCCGCTTTACCGATGCCCGCGATCCTAAGCCGCGCTCTCGCGAAGTGTTCAGCTTTCACCGGCCGGAAACGCTAAAGGAATGGTTAGAGCAAGGCAGATCATTGCGTCATCGATTGCAAAGCCTGCCGCATCTTAATCCGCAAGGCTTGCGCGAATGCCAGGAAATTGCCATCAACAACCTGGAAGACTCGTTCAAACACAATCGGCCCCGCGCGCTGATCCAAATGGCCACCGGTTCCGGCAAGACCTATACCGCCATTACCAGCATGTATCGGCTGCTGAAATTTGGCGAAGCCAAACGCATTCTGTTTCTGGTCGATACCCGCAACTTGGGCGAACAGGCCGAGCAGGAAATGATGAGCTACACGCCCAACGACGATAACCGCAAATTCACCGAGCTTTACAGCGTGCAGCGTCTGCAATCGTCGTATGTCGCCAAGGATAGTCAGGTCTGCATCAGCACCATCCAGCGCCTGTATTCCATCCTCAAAGGCGAAGAGCTCGACAGCAGCCTGGAAGACATTAACCCGGCGGAACAACTCACCAAACCCAAGCAGCCGATGCCGGTGGTATATAACGATAAAGTTCCGCTGGAGTTTTTTGATTTTATCTTCATCGACGAATGCCACCGCTCGATCTACAACCTGTGGCAACAAGTGCTGGATTATTTCGACAGCTTTTTAATCGGCCTCACCGCCACGCCGGATAATCGCACCTACGGCTTCTTCAAGAAAAACGTGGTCAGCGAATACACCCACGAAAAAGCCGTAGCGGATGGCGTCAATGTCGGTAATGAAATTTACCTGATCGAAACCCACATTAGCCAGTCCGGCGGCAAAATCCCGGCCAAACTGCAAATTCAAAAACGCGAAAAACTCACCCGCAAAAAACGCTGGGAGCAGCAAGACCAGGACGAAACCTACACCAATAAGGAACTGGACAACAGCGTCGTCAACCCCGATCAGATTCGCACCGTGATTCGTGCCTATCAACAAAATTGGCAGACGATGTTCCCCGGTCGGCAGGAAGTCCCCAAAACCCTGATCTTTGCCAAAACCGACAGCCACGCCGACGACATCATCCAGACCGTGCGCGAAGAATTTGCGGAAGGTAATGCCTTTTGTAAAAAGGTCACCTATAAAGCCGATGAAGACCCCAAATCCACCCTGGCCGATTTTCGCAACGCCTACCATCCACGCATCGCCGTTACCGTGGATATGATCGCCACCGGCACCGACGTCAAACCGTTGGAATGCCTGCTGTTCATGCGCGACGTGCGTAGCCGCAACTACTTCGAGCAAATGAAAGGCCGTGGCACCCGCACCCTGGATATGGACGGCCTGAAAAAAGTCACCCCGTCCGCGCTCACCGCCAAAACCCATTATGTGATTGTCGATGCGGTCGGCGTGACCAAATCCCTAAAAACCGCCAGCCAGCCCTTGATTACCAAACCCACCGTGGCATTAAAAGACTTGGCCATGGGCGTAATGATGGGCGCCCACGATAGCGACGCCGTCAGTTCCCTGGCTGCCCGCTTGGCGCGCTTAAATCAACAGCTCAGCCCTGCCGATCAAGCCAAAATTAAAAATCTGGCCGGCGGCATACCCTTGAGCCAGATCATCAATAATCTGTTCAACGCCATCGATCCCGACAGCATCGCCCAAAAAGCCTGCGAACAAGCCGGCCTGCCCAGCGATGCCGAACCCAGCGACCAGCAATGTCAGCAAGCCCAGGCCGAATTGGTCAAACAGGCGGCCAAGGTTTTTACCGGCGAGCTGGTCAACTTGATCGACAGCATCCGTCGCGACAAGGAACAAACCATCGACCATCTCAATCTGGATACATTGAGGTTTTCCGGCTGGGCTACCGATGCGCAAACCGCCGCCGAACATCTGACTCAGGAATTTGCCGACTATCTGGCCAGCCACAAAGACCAAATCGAAGCCCTCAGCATTTTTTACGACCAACCCCAACGCCGCCGTAACATCACCAACGCCATGCTGCACCAAATCCTCGATCAACTCAAAACCGACAAACCCAAGCTGGCGCCGCTGCATGTCTGGCAAGCCTACAGCCAACTGGATAACTACCAGGGCCAGCAACCGATTAGCGAACTCACCGCCTTGGTGGGCTTAATCCGCCGCGTCTGTGGCATGGATCAACAATTGACCCATTTCGCCGACACCGTGCGCCGCAACTTCCAAACCTGGGTCATGCAACACCACGCCGGCAACCCCGACAAATTCAGCGAAGAACAAATGGCTTGGCTGCAAATGATCCGCGACAGCATCGCCAACTCCTACCACATCGACCGCGACGACCTGGAACTGGCCCCGTTCGACGGCCAGGGCGGCTTGAGCAAGATGTATCAATTGTTTGGCGCCGAGATGGATACGGTGTTGGAGGAATTGAATGAGGCGTTGGCGGCATGA
- a CDS encoding TolC family protein codes for MKVSRTRFMAIAGLSLLTAGSAYSQQAQVSVDEVVALFYQRNLDLIAAQYNIDQARAEQVVAGAIPNPVFGFQVSEISNNPNMGSNAIGCNHSPSVSCGPAEYFSFSQLIEVAGKRGLRMQSSGFATQAAESDLRDAVRIFSNMVRDAYFDLLLAQKNRWLAEEIAGHYREIGEANALRLKSGDIAEADYLRVKMEGLRAQSDLDSAQAAVEQAQAALAVLLRWPEQSLRIEAQDAWPALADIGQTGDKNELIDRALHQRPDLQADKQRAEQAKKELELARRLKYPDVTVNAGYARDPSNNSLNSAFVGFSVPLPLFYQYQGEADKATVNLNQSQLAVEQTELGIRNDIVSALAAWNSADKIVQRFDGGLLDDARSVRDSAELAFRKGATGVLEFIEAQRSYKSVMRDYYAAMINRTNAYYDLGKALGIEPSADHPAATAGPK; via the coding sequence ATGAAAGTTTCCCGTACCCGTTTTATGGCTATCGCCGGCTTGAGTTTACTTACGGCCGGTTCGGCTTATTCGCAACAAGCGCAAGTGTCGGTCGACGAGGTCGTTGCTCTGTTTTACCAGCGCAACCTGGATTTGATTGCCGCGCAATACAACATCGACCAAGCGCGCGCCGAACAAGTGGTGGCCGGGGCGATTCCCAATCCGGTGTTCGGTTTTCAAGTCTCCGAAATCAGTAACAATCCCAACATGGGATCCAATGCTATCGGTTGCAACCATAGCCCCAGCGTATCGTGCGGGCCGGCCGAATATTTTTCTTTCAGCCAATTAATCGAAGTGGCCGGTAAGCGCGGTTTGCGGATGCAGAGCAGCGGCTTTGCCACGCAGGCAGCCGAGAGCGATTTGCGCGATGCCGTGCGCATCTTCAGCAACATGGTGCGCGATGCTTATTTCGATTTGTTGCTGGCGCAAAAGAACCGCTGGTTAGCCGAAGAGATTGCCGGCCATTACCGCGAAATAGGCGAAGCCAACGCGTTGCGCCTGAAAAGCGGCGACATTGCCGAGGCCGATTATTTGCGGGTGAAAATGGAGGGGTTACGTGCCCAATCCGATCTGGACAGCGCCCAAGCCGCAGTCGAGCAGGCCCAGGCGGCACTGGCGGTGTTGCTGCGCTGGCCGGAGCAGAGTTTGCGCATCGAAGCGCAGGACGCCTGGCCGGCGTTGGCCGACATAGGCCAAACCGGCGATAAGAACGAATTGATCGATCGGGCCTTGCACCAACGTCCCGATCTGCAAGCCGACAAACAGCGCGCCGAACAGGCGAAAAAGGAATTGGAGCTGGCGCGGCGCTTGAAATACCCGGATGTCACGGTCAACGCCGGCTACGCCCGCGATCCGAGTAACAATTCCTTGAATTCCGCTTTTGTCGGTTTCAGCGTGCCGCTGCCGTTGTTTTACCAATACCAGGGCGAGGCGGACAAGGCGACAGTCAATCTGAACCAATCGCAACTGGCGGTCGAACAAACCGAGCTCGGCATTCGCAACGACATCGTCAGCGCGCTGGCAGCGTGGAACAGCGCCGATAAAATCGTGCAACGTTTCGACGGCGGCTTGCTGGACGATGCCCGTAGCGTACGCGACAGCGCGGAACTGGCTTTTAGAAAAGGCGCGACCGGCGTGCTGGAGTTTATCGAAGCGCAACGCAGCTATAAGAGCGTGATGCGCGATTACTATGCGGCCATGATCAATCGCACCAATGCCTACTACGATTTGGGCAAAGCGTTAGGCATCGAACCAAGCGCAGACCATCCTGCCGCAACCGCCGGTCCGAAATAA